The window GTTCAAAGAACCGCCCGAGATAACAACGGTTGATACGGGGAAATCAGATTTCGGTCGCGGGTCTTTGTCGATATTCTAGTTAATGCCCTCCTAACCAAAAGCCGGATGAATCGGTGCACAGCTTGATCCGGCACGACGGTTACCCTACCTGTTAGAAGAAGTAAATACGTATAACGGCAAGAACGCATGTATTTTTAGGTATAGCGGTACATTTAAATCATAAACAATCGAGGAGCGATACAAATGAAAACAACTATTTTCGAAGAATTGATCAATATTAGAGCACAAACACTACAAGCATTGGAAGGCCTAACTGAGGAACTCGCGGATCGCATTCCCGCTGGTTTCCGCAATAATATCCGTTGGCACCTTGGTCACATCTATTTCGTTACGGATTACTTGGCGCTATCGCAACTGAATATCCCGCTTCATCTGCCAGAAGGGTTTACTGATCGGTTCGTTTCCGGAAAGTCGCCGTTGGACACGTACCCTGCTTCGCTTCCTAATCCGACATTACCAGAACTGAAAACCCTGCTGACAGAACAGCTGGATAGAATTCGCAAGCAGTATCCGATGGACCGCCTGAACGATAATGTAACTGCGATTAATACGTCCACGGGACTCGCTCTAGTAACTCCAGAGCAATCACTTCGTTATAACCTGTACCATGAAGGATTGCACTTCGGAATCCTTTCCACTTATAAAAGATTATTGTCCCAATAATAGCAAAAGCGAAAAATAGCCTCTCATTGAGAGGTTCCTGATAAAATTCGTCGGAATAGAAAAAGGTACAATCACTTCCAAAGAAGAAGCGATTGTACCTTTTTTTCTATTTGTTTTCCTTTGATCCGGCTGACCGACAAGGGAAAGCTGAAAGGCGATTATTACGATGTTCCCCCTTTCCAACATGAAACTCGACTGATACCAACAAAATCGGATTAGCACTATCGTGATGCAGCTCGTTGTTTTGATCATCCTAGCAATCTTACACCTTCTAGTTGACCCTTCCTGATTTTGCAGACAATCGAAGCAGCATTAATACTATTGAATCTGAAAATTTCCTATTTGTTGGTGCTTCAAGTAATAATAGTAAAGAGTACGAAACCGAAGTATCATTGGTATGCCATACCAAGCCTTGAATGCCCCAGAAGCTATTTGTATGGAGTTTCCAGAACCAACTAACGCGTCCTTGAAATTAATTTCAAACGTACTCGATCGAGACGTAGATGGTGTGTTTGAAGCAACTGTATCTTCTTGACCTAGAGCTGTGTAGGCAGAAGCACCTGTTTTTTTAACTTTAATCTTGCTCTTCAATTCAGTTAGAGTGCCTGCCTGTATGGAATAAGATTTAAAGGTAAGGGTAGCTGCAGCGGCATGTTCAGCCAAAACCCCATCGAACATGCTGTATCAATACACACACTTGTATGTACATCTCCACACGTTTCTGTTAGCGTAATACCCCATGTTTTAAATTAATTTTTTAGTCATAATGATTTCCATGGGCTCATTCTCGAGCAATAAACATCCCGCATCCCGATATCCTAAATTTCTGTAGAAGTGCTGTGCCTCTTCATTAGCCAGAGTGGACGTCATAACAAGTTTAAAGCCATTTTGTTTCATTTCATCTTCCCATATGAGGACACTTTGCTTTCCTAATCCCTTGCCTCGATATTGTTCGTCGATCCATATCATATTCATGAATGGCGTGTTATCCCAGAAATATCCGTATCTCATCCATCCAATTTCACTCTCATCTTGGTTCCTTAGTATGTATATTTCATTTCTCTTTATTTTTGGCAATATTAAGTTCTCTAAAATATGATGGTCATGTTCTCGTATGTATCCATAGTCTGAAGCAGTTGCAGGAACCATCTTCATCTTTATTCCGCCCCCCTTGATGCAAGGGTAACAACTAATCCATCTTTTGTAAATAAGATTATAGGGATATAAGAAAAGCCTTCGGCGCGTAACCGAAGGCTGGTAATACCATATAGACCGATTTAAAATGGCAGGAAGCCAGTCCCCAAATGTGATAAAACCACCGCACCTTATTCCATATTCTTTTGAGGAAGCCTATGTTTTCTTAGGAATTGGTTTTGCGTCATTCCCCCGCGAAAAAAGGCCGTAAGGAATCCCTTACGACCTGACTTTTCCCCATTTCCTTTTCGCAAAAAATATTCAACAATTGTTAAGAAGTTTGCCGAGGAGAACTCAAAAAGGGCTTTCATGGGACCAGGTATCCACTATCCATGAAGGGGTGTTCACGTAAACCATGAATATGAATTTACTGCTTGCAGCTGCAATGTTCCGTCTCGATGATGACCGATGGCGCTCCGCTCTTCATCTGCACCGTATAGTACGAAGGCCCGAGCGGTGAAGGCTGCGCTTCCTGAGCGGATATCGTGCAGGAGCTCACCCAATCGGGCAGCTTGACGACCATATCCGTGTCTCTGTCCGCAATCAACTCGGTGCGAAACAAGCCGGCCTCCCTGTCCCACTCCATGGAAACCCTGCCGGTATGGAACCTCCACTCGGCTAATCGCCCGCGTTTCCAACGCCCAGGCAGCGCTGGGAGTAGCTTGACGAGGCTCGGCGCTGTTTGCAGGAGCATCTCCTGAACGGCATTCACCCAGCCTAGATTGGCATCGAGCTGAACCGGGGCCGTAGGCATGTTCATGGAAACCCCCATCCCCCGCCAGTCGTTGTGCAGCGTGAACAGGTTGGGCAGCAAACTCGACCTGGACAATACATCCAGACAATCTAGGGCGCTGTCACCGTCGCCAAGCCGGGCATAAATAGCGGCCATATGAGCAAGCGACCAACCGCTTTGCGCCCCGATCTCACGTTTGCGCACCGCCGTTTCGAACGCTCCGAACAAGTCTGGATCGCTCTCTTGCGTCACTTCATGCCCGGGAAACACAGGATATAGATGGGACAGATGGCGATGAGCGTAACGATCCTCGAAAGCAGGATGAATCCACTCACAGACGGCACCATCCTTATTTATCCGATAGGCAGGCAGACGGTCCAGCATCTTATTCCAGCTCCGTGTTTCCTCAGGATCGCCGCCGATTGCCCGGTTCGCTTCGATCAGATGGTGCAGCAACTCCTTCAGGATGGCTATATCCATCGTTGCATTAATCGCTGTGGGCATTGGGTGAGCCAATGGCTTGCCATCAGTCGGCATGAAGTTCGACGGTGTATTCTCAGGCGATACAGAAGGATATATCTTATATAGCCCATCCTCGTCCGTCACAAGGAAGTCCTCATAAAATTGCAAAGCCTCCCGCATAAACGGTATTGCTGTTTCTTGCAGAAACTGCAGGTCGCCGGTAAATCGATAATGCTCGTCATAATGGCGGGCAAGCCAACCGGCTGCTCCGATCCAGTTGAGGATCACCGGCACGATCTGGTTCGGCACGCCAATACCCGCTGTAGTTCCAGCAGGAATATAAATGCCTCGGCAGCCGTAAAGCTTGCGGGCATTTTCGCGAAAGTCGTCCATCAGTCCCTCATAATAACGGAACAAGGATGCCGTCAATTTGCCCAGACCGCCGACGTGCGCGTGCCAGTACATCATTTGGATATTTTCATTGGCCATGTTATGGCTCCATACAAGCCGGTAATCCCCTCCCCATAGTCCATAAAGACCGAAGGGCTCGGCTTGCTCATCAGCGGCCGTACCGCTCAGGAACAAATACCTGCCTAACGCCCACATCTTACGTACTAGCGCCAAAGGAGCTTCTCCCTGATACGCATCCAACAACAGTCGTTCATTGGAACGAGAATCCAGCTGTGCGTCGTCCAGTTCCAGAGAAGCGGAGCGGTACAGAGGCCGATGCAGCGCTATGTGACGCTGCAGCAGCCTTTCGTAGGTGGCTGCTGCTGCAAGTTCGGCCAGTTCAAGTTTCAACCGGGCCCAATCCCTAGACCTTTCGCCGTGAACAAACACCTTTACCAGTACAAGTACACGGCGGGTCCTATCGAAACGGATTAGGCCTTCCTTCGTTTCGACGTGGCCCCCTTGCGGAATGATTCGGAGAACCGCACCGAAATCCGTGCCATCGTCGTTCGTTGCGGCATACCAGGCAAAAGCTTCGTCGGAGCCGGTTTCCACCGATTTCTCCAGTTCCTTGAACTCCGGCGCATCCGCCCAGCGATCGCTTGGGTGAAGTATCAGACCGATCTCGCCCGTTACAAGTCCATCGCCGCTGCCTTCAATCTCATAAATAACCGCATCGTCGGCACGAGAGACGAACAGCTTTCGCCCAAAGCGGCAAGCGCCGTCTGTCCAGCAGACGGTTACTTCGCCGCTGTCCATTTCCAGCGTCCGGCTGTATTCGCGAAAGGCGCTGCCGCATGGCATAATCAGCTTGATCGCAGCCAACGGAAACCGAGAAGCAAGACGTGTCCCATAGCCATGCCCTTTCAACGCATCAGCCAGCTGCCAGCTGGCTTCGGCATAGCGTTCCTCATCCATGAGCTCCCGGGTCCGGGAAAGTGTGCCGCTCACATCCGGCAATTCATCCTTGTGCCCCCAATGCCATAGCTGAGCATGATTGAGCAGCACCGTCTCTTGCTCCACGCCGCCAAATACGGACGCGCCTAATACGCCATTGCCGGAGGGAAGCGCTTCGCGCCACATATTCCGCCACCAGGATGCGGGGTAATTCATACTAAGCCTATCCCCGTGTTGTTGGTTTATTTGCTCCGGCATCTGTTTCAAGTCTCCTTCGATAAACTCCAGCTTTTTAGCCGTCCTGTCCCATCTAGTCCTGCACGCACCTGATGTGGAGTCGTTCTATATCCCGCGCAACCGCTCGATTTCGATGCTTGCCAGCAGCAGCGGTGCTAC is drawn from Paenibacillus sp. V4I7 and contains these coding sequences:
- a CDS encoding GNAT family N-acetyltransferase, translated to MKMVPATASDYGYIREHDHHILENLILPKIKRNEIYILRNQDESEIGWMRYGYFWDNTPFMNMIWIDEQYRGKGLGKQSVLIWEDEMKQNGFKLVMTSTLANEEAQHFYRNLGYRDAGCLLLENEPMEIIMTKKLI
- a CDS encoding DinB family protein, translating into MKTTIFEELINIRAQTLQALEGLTEELADRIPAGFRNNIRWHLGHIYFVTDYLALSQLNIPLHLPEGFTDRFVSGKSPLDTYPASLPNPTLPELKTLLTEQLDRIRKQYPMDRLNDNVTAINTSTGLALVTPEQSLRYNLYHEGLHFGILSTYKRLLSQ
- a CDS encoding glycoside hydrolase N-terminal domain-containing protein, producing the protein MPEQINQQHGDRLSMNYPASWWRNMWREALPSGNGVLGASVFGGVEQETVLLNHAQLWHWGHKDELPDVSGTLSRTRELMDEERYAEASWQLADALKGHGYGTRLASRFPLAAIKLIMPCGSAFREYSRTLEMDSGEVTVCWTDGACRFGRKLFVSRADDAVIYEIEGSGDGLVTGEIGLILHPSDRWADAPEFKELEKSVETGSDEAFAWYAATNDDGTDFGAVLRIIPQGGHVETKEGLIRFDRTRRVLVLVKVFVHGERSRDWARLKLELAELAAAATYERLLQRHIALHRPLYRSASLELDDAQLDSRSNERLLLDAYQGEAPLALVRKMWALGRYLFLSGTAADEQAEPFGLYGLWGGDYRLVWSHNMANENIQMMYWHAHVGGLGKLTASLFRYYEGLMDDFRENARKLYGCRGIYIPAGTTAGIGVPNQIVPVILNWIGAAGWLARHYDEHYRFTGDLQFLQETAIPFMREALQFYEDFLVTDEDGLYKIYPSVSPENTPSNFMPTDGKPLAHPMPTAINATMDIAILKELLHHLIEANRAIGGDPEETRSWNKMLDRLPAYRINKDGAVCEWIHPAFEDRYAHRHLSHLYPVFPGHEVTQESDPDLFGAFETAVRKREIGAQSGWSLAHMAAIYARLGDGDSALDCLDVLSRSSLLPNLFTLHNDWRGMGVSMNMPTAPVQLDANLGWVNAVQEMLLQTAPSLVKLLPALPGRWKRGRLAEWRFHTGRVSMEWDREAGLFRTELIADRDTDMVVKLPDWVSSCTISAQEAQPSPLGPSYYTVQMKSGAPSVIIETEHCSCKQ